In a genomic window of Brassica rapa cultivar Chiifu-401-42 chromosome A10, CAAS_Brap_v3.01, whole genome shotgun sequence:
- the LOC103847095 gene encoding WAT1-related protein At5g07050 codes for MSMEKLGCCESFLKSSKPYFAMISLQFGYAGMNIITKISLNTGMSHYVLVVYRHAIATAVIAPFAFFFERKAQPKITFTIFMQLFILGLLGPVIDQNFYYMGLKYTSPTFSCAISNMLPAMTFILAVLFRMEVLDVKKLWCQAKIAGTVVTVAGAMLMTIYKGPIVELFWTKYMHLQHANDTTPSSNSNDNKDFLKGSILLIFATLAWASLFVLQAKILKTYSKHQLTLTTLVCFIGTLQAVAVTFVMEHNPSAWKIGWDMNLLAAAYSGIVASSIAYYVQGIVMKKRGPVFATAFSPLMMVIVAIMGSFVLAERIFLGGVIGAVLIVIGLYAVLWGKQKENEVTHCEMLEPTKNINKVTEDVEANNGTEMKYSDSMLSTIVISTPASETILKKTSQEP; via the exons ATGTCGATGGAGAAGCTTGGTTGCTGTGAAAGCTTCCTCAAAAGCTCAAAGCCCTACTTCGCCATGATATCTCTCCAGTTCGGTTATGCCGGCATGAACATAATTACCAAAATATCCCTCAACACCGGTATGAGCCACTACGTCCTTGTCGTCTACCGCCATGCAATCGCCACCGCCGTTATTGCTCCCTTCGCTTTCTTCTTCGAAAG gAAAGCTCAGCCGAAAATAACATTCACCATTTTCATGCAACTATTCATTCTCGGCCTTCTTGG GCCCGTGATTGATCAAAACTTCTACTATATGGGGTTGAAATATACGTCGCCCACGTTCTCGTGCGCCATAAGTAACATGCTTCCGGCTATGACCTTTATCTTGGCCGTTCTATTCCG GATGGAGGTGTTGGACGTGAAGAAACTGTGGTGCCAGGCGAAAATAGCTGGAACGGTGGTGACCGTAGCCGGAGCCATGTTAATGACAATTTATAAGGGACCCATCGTTGAGCTATTTTGGACTAAATATATGCATCTCCAACATGCTAACGACACGACACCGTCTAGCAATTCAAATGATAATAAGGATTTTCTAAAAGGCTCCATCCTCCTCATCTTTGCTACCCTTGCATGGGCCTCCCTCTTCGTTCTTCAG GCAAAGATACTAAAGACGTACTCGAAGCATCAGCTTACTTTAACAACATTAGTTTGCTTCATCGGAACATTACAAGCAGTTGCTGTGACGTTTGTCATGGAACACAACCCATCAGCTTGGAAAATTGGCTGGGACATGAACCTCCTTGCAGCCGCTTACTCT GGGATTGTTGCATCAAGTATCGCATATTATGTGCAAGGGATAGTGATGAAGAAAAGAGGACCTGTGTTTGCTACTGCCTTTAGTCCTTTAATGATGGTTATAGTTGCAATCATGGGTTCTTTTGTCTTAGCAGAAAGGATCTTCCTTGGAGG GGTGATTGGAGCGGTACTTATTGTAATTGGACTGTATGCGGTCTTGTGGggaaaacaaaaggaaaatgaAGTGACTCATTGTGAGATGTTAGAACCCACCAAGAATATTAATAAAGTAACCGAGGATGTGGAAGCTAATAATGGAACTGAAATGAAATATTCGGACTCTATGCTATCAACGATTGTAATCAGTACTCCAGCATCAGaaacaattttgaagaaaactAGCCAAGAGCCATGA
- the LOC103847096 gene encoding putative RING-H2 finger protein ATL69, whose translation MLPTNPPATGVGLGYGIAIAVSILILISTIMLASYICIRSKSAPRDGATSDGVLDSPAAEVKLGLDRPVIESYPRIVLGESRRLPRPNNGPCSICLCDYVARDPVRCIPECNHCFHADCVDEWLRTSATCPLCRNSPAPSRLATPLSDLVPVAFQIR comes from the coding sequence ATGCTTCCAACAAATCCTCCGGCCACTGGGGTTGGACTTGGTTACGGCATCGCCATCGCCGTGAgcatcctcatcctcatctcCACTATAATGCTCGCTTCATACATCTGCATAAGGTCAAAATCTGCTCCAAGAGACGGAGCCACGAGCGACGGAGTTCTTGACTCGCCGGCGGCTGAGGTGAAGCTCGGGCTGGACCGGCCTGTTATAGAGTCATATCCAAGGATAGTGCTTGGAGAGAGCAGAAGATTACCGAGGCCCAATAACGGTCCATGTTCAATATGCCTATGTGATTACGTAGCTCGAGATCCGGTTCGGTGTATACCGGAATGTAATCACTGCTTTCATGCTGATTGTGTTGATGAGTGGCTCCGGACAAGTGCCACGTGCCCTCTTTGTAGAAACTCACCGGCTCCGTCTAGGCTTGCCACACCATTGTCTGATTTGGTCCCAGTCgcctttcaaatcaggtaa
- the LOC103847097 gene encoding aspartyl protease AED3: MTTLVIFLQLFFIIPLALGLNHPNCDLTSTEDQGSTLRIFHIDSPCSPFKSSSPLSWEARVLKTLAQDQARLQYLTSLVAGRSVVPVASGRQMLQSTTYIVKAKIGTPAQSLLLAMDTSSDVAWLPCSGCVGCPSTTAFSPAKSTTFKNVSCSAPQCKQVPNPTCGSRACSFNLTYGSSSIAANLSQDTIRLAADPINAFTFGCVNKVAGGGTVPPPQGLLGLGRGPLSLMSQAQSLYKSTFSYCLPSFRSLAFSGSLRLGPTAQPVRVKYTQLLRNPRRSSLYYVNLVAIRVAKKVVDIPPAAIAFNPTTGAGTIFDSGTVYTRLSKPVYEAVRNEFRKRVKPRTAVVTSLGGFDTCYSGKITVPTITFMFKGVNMTMPADNLMLHSSAGSLSCLAIASSPENVNSVVNVIASMQQQNHRVLIDVPNGRLGLARERCS; encoded by the exons ATGACCACTCTAGTTATATTCCTCCAACTTTTTTTCATTATTCCACTGGCACTTGGGTTAAACCACCCAAACTGTGACCTCACCAGCACTGAAGACCAAGGCTCTACCCTAAGGATTTTCCACATAGACAGCCCTTGCTCACCCTTCAAATCTTCATCCCCGCTCTCATGGGAAGCGCGTGTACTCAAGACTCTGGCCCAAGACCAGGCCCGTCTCCAGTACTTGACAAGCCTCGTCGCCGGGAGATCTGTGGTTCCTGTCGCCTCAGGGCGTCAAATGTTGCAGAGCACAACGTACATTGTCAAGGCTAAGATAGGTACACCAGCTCAGTCTCTACTCTTAGCCATGGACACGAGCAGCGACGTGGCTTGGTTGCCTTGCTCCGGCTGCGTTGGCTGTCCTTCAACCACCGCCTTTTCTCCGGCCAAGTCCACCACTTTCAAGAACGTTAGTTGCAGTGCTCCTCAGTGTAAGCAG GTACCCAACCCCACGTGCGGATCACGCGCGTGCTCTTTCAACCTCACCTACGGAAGCTCCTCCATCGCCGCTAACCTCTCTCAGGACACCATCCGCCTCGCCGCCGATCCGATCAATGCCTTCACCTTCGGTTGCGTCAACAAAGTCGCCGGCGGAGGAACCGTCCCTCCTCCACAAGGCTTATTGGGCCTAGGACGAGGCCCATTATCACTCATGTCACAGGCTCAGTCACTTTACAAGTCCACGTTCTCCTACTGTCTGCCGAGTTTCAGGTCTCTCGCCTTCTCCGGATCGCTGAGACTCGGCCCCACCGCCCAGCCCGTGCGCGTGAAGTACACGCAACTCCTGAGAAACCCGAGGAGGTCTTCTTTGTATTACGTCAACCTCGTTGCGATACGCGTCGCTAAGAAAGTCGTCGATATACCGCCGGCAGCTATTGCTTTTAATCCCACCACTGGCGCGGGAACCATCTTTGACTCCG GTACCGTGTACACGCGGTTATCTAAGCCGGTTTACGAGGCAGTGAGGAACGAGTTCAGGAAGCGCGTGAAGCCACGTACCGCAGTGGTGACCTCACTCGGAGGTTTCGACACGTGTTACTCAGGAAAAATCACGGTGCCGACAATAACATTCATGTTCAAGGGAGTGAACATGACTATGCCAGCGGATAACCTGATGTTGCACAGCAGCGCCGGGAGCCTGTCGTGCCTCGCTATTGCCTCGTCGCCGGAAAACGTGAACTCTGTCGTCAACGTGATCGCAAGCATGCAGCAGCAGAACCATCGTGTCCTGATCGACGTTCCCAATGGACGTCTAGGGTTGGCACGTGAACGGTGCTCTTAA
- the LOC103847099 gene encoding protein MAINTENANCE OF PSII UNDER HIGH LIGHT 1 has translation MSCTSNVLLSPNGCVLASPKPLGRFLSARSVGRKLFVSVVRASSDDPDCNAEECAPDKEVGTVSMEWLAGEKTKVVGTFPPRKRGWTGYVEKDTAGQTNVYSIEPAVYVAESAISSGTAGSSSDGAENTAAIVGGLALIAIAAASSILLQVGKDAPSKPKAVDYRGPSLSYYINKFKPSEVVQASAPILTDAPPVAQEETSPPETTASVAQPEETPSVQATSSTS, from the exons ATGTCTTGCACTTCCAACGTCTTGCTATCCCCAAACGGCTGCGTTTTGGCATCTCCTAAGCCTCTTGGCAGATTCCTCAGCGCCAGGTCGGTAGGACGGAAGCTTTTCGTATCAGTCGTTAGAGCTTCTTCCGACGATCCTGATTGTAATGCCGAGGAATGTGCTCCCGACAAAGAG GTTGGGACAGTGAGTATGGAATGGTTGGCTGGAGAGAAGACCAAAGTGGTGGGAACGTTTCCACCTCGGAAGCGTGGTTGGACTGGCTATGTTGAGAAAGATACTGCTGGTCAGACTAATGTTTACTCTATTGAG CCTGCAGTATATGTTGCAGAGAGTGCCATAAGCTCAGGCACTGCAGGGTCATCTTCTGATGGAGCTGAGAACACAGCAGCAATCGTAGGAGGCCTTGCCCTTATCGCAATCGCCGCAGCTTCCTCTATACTCCTCCAAGTCGGTAAAGATGCTCCATCTAAACCAAAAGCAGTGGACTACAGAGGACCGTCTCTCAGCTACTACATCAACAAGTTCAAGCCTTCAGAAGTTGTTCAGGCTTCTGCCCCTATCCTCACCGATGCTCCACCGGTGGCTCAGGAAGAAACTTCACCGCCGGAAACTACAGCCAGTGTGGCTCAGCCGGAGGAGACGCCTTCTGTTCAGGCAACAAGTAGTACCTCTTAA
- the LOC103847094 gene encoding dr1-associated corepressor homolog yields the protein MRKKLDTRFPAARIKKIMQADEDVGKIALAVPVLVSKALELFLQDLCDRTYEITLQRGAKTVSSLHLKNCVETYNVFDFLREVVSKVPDYGHGHGHGHGNGQSDATMDDRTISKRRKPTGDEANDSDEEIKKTKVQETGQVGPSGRGRGRGRGRGRGRSAKTAEKELLQREMETEPTILSAPPQLTQDGITMLPSPTQQQDTEKKDVDDMSKQELQSPKAGNYDTNSGLGRDFDLNTQTLEVETKPPVVVVTTASRETTKPEEYPGWSISDIGNMDPMQLASMGKRLDEEEEEDYDEVEA from the exons ATGAGGAAGAAGCTCGACACCCGTTTCCCTGCT GCgcgtataaaaaaaataatgcaaGCTGACGAGGATGTTGGCAAGATTGCTTTGGCTGTGCCTGTCCTTGTTT CAAAAGCTTTGGAATTGTTCTTACAAGACCTTTGTGATCGTACTTACGAAATCACCCTTCAGAGAGGAGCCAAGACTGTGAGCTCTTTGCACCT AAAAAATTGTGTGGAAACGTACAACGTGTTTGACTTTCTGAGGGAAGTTGTCAGCAAGGTTCCTGACTATGGCCATGGGCATGGTCACGGTCACGGTAATGGCCAGTCTGATGCAACCATGGACGATCGCACTATCTCTAAGAGAAG GAAACCTACGGGAGATGAAGCTAATGACAGCGATGAGGAGATAAAGAAAACCAAAGTG CAGGAGACGGGGCAAGTGGGACCAAGTGGAAGGGGTAGAGGAAGAGGGCGTGGAAGGGGACGTGGACGAAGTGCTAAAACAGCTGAAAAGGAGCTTCTTCAACGCGAGATGGAAACAGAACCAACCATATTGTCAGCACCACCACAGCTTACTCAAGACGGTATCACGATGCTGCCTTCACCAACACAACAACAAGACACTGAGAAGAAGGATGTAGATGACATGTCTAAGCAAGAGCTGCAAAGTCCAAAAGCAGGTAACTACGACACAAACTCAGGGTTAGGTCGAGATTTCGATCTGAACACACAAACCCTCGAAGTAGAGACAAAGCCACCAGTGGTGGTGGTCACAACAGCCTCAAGAGAGACAACAAAACCAGAGGAGTATCCGGGTTGGTCCATATCGGATATAGGGAATATGGATCCAATGCAGCTTGCTAGTATGGGTAAGAGGTTagacgaagaggaagaagaagattatgACGAGGTGGAAGCTTGA
- the LOC103847093 gene encoding CBL-interacting serine/threonine-protein kinase 2, producing the protein MENKPSILTDRYEVGRLLGQGNFAKVFYGRSVHTNESVAIKMIDKDKLKKVGHSEQIKREISVMSLAKHPNVVNLHEVMATKTKIYLVLEYCKGGELFKKMVKGKLAENVAWKYFHQLIDAVDFCHSRGVYHRDIKPENLLLDEHDNLKVSDFGLSALAESKRADGLLHTACGSHAYACPEIVNRKGYDGTKADVWSCGVVLFVLLTGYLPFYASNLMDMYRKIGKAQFKCPREFPPEAKRLLSKMLDPNPESRITISKIKESSWFKKGLPMKQKRIEKEAVGGSGSGSGPSEPPPQLSSMNAFDIIALSSGLALGGLFGEVYSKKESKFTSRKPASEIICKLEEVAKGLKMKIRKQEAGLFKMEGGKEGRKGRLLIDAEIFEVTETFHLVEVKKCSGDTMEYQRMVEEDLRPALADIVWVWQGENEHVLRGLKEGQEPL; encoded by the coding sequence ATGGAGAACAAACCAAGCATACTAACCGATAGATACGAGGTTGGGAGATTACTAGGCCAAGGCAACTTCGCCAAGGTCTTCTACGGAAGAAGCGTCCACACAAACGAGAGTGTAGCTATCAAGATGATCGACAAGGACAAACTCAAGAAGGTCGGACACAGCGAGCAGATCAAGAGAGAGATCTCCGTGATGAGCCTCGCCAAACACCCAAACGTCGTGAATCTACACGAGGTCATGGCGACCAAAACAAAGATCTACCTCGTCCTAGAGTACTGCAAAGGCGGAGAGCTTTTCAAGAAAATGGTCAAAGGCAAACTCGCCGAGAACGTCGCTTGGAAGTACTTTCACCAGCTCATCGACGCGGTTGACTTTTGCCACAGCCGCGGAGTGTACCACCGCGACATCAAGCCGGAGAATCTCTTGCTTGACGAGCACGATAACCTCAAAGTTTCTGATTTCGGTCTAAGCGCGCTTGCAGAGAGCAAGCGCGCTGACGGTTTGCTTCACACGGCGTGCGGCTCGCACGCCTACGCTTGTCCTGAGATTGTTAACCGTAAAGGGTACGATGGGACTAAAGCGGACGTATGGTCTTGTGGGGTTGTTTTGTTTGTGCTTTTGACTGGTTATCTCCCTTTCTACGCTTCGAATCTGATGGATATGTATAGGAAGATAGGTAAAGCGCAGTTCAAGTGTCCTCGTGAGTTCCCTCCTGAAGCGAAGAGGCTGTTGTCTAAGATGCTGGATCCTAACCCTGAGAGTAGGATCACCATCTCAAAGATCAAGGAGAGTTCATGGTTCAAGAAAGGTTTACCAATGAAGCAGAAAAGGATTGAGAAGGAAGCTGTAGGAGGCTCAGGTTCAGGTTCAGGTCCAAGCGAGCCGCCGCCGCAGCTTTCAAGCATGAATGCTTTTGATATCATTGCATTGTCTTCGGGGCTTGCACTGGGAGGACTATTTGGAGAAGTGTACAGCAAGAAAGAGTCTAAGTTCACATCTAGAAAGCCTGCTTCGGAGATCATTTGTAAGCTGGAGGAGGTGGCTAAAGGGCTGAAGATGAAGATAAGGAAGCAAGAGGCGGGGCTGTTCAAGATGGAAGGagggaaggaaggaaggaaagGGAGGTTGTTGATAGATGCGGAGATATTTGAAGTGACGGAGACGTTTCACTTGGTTGAAGTGAAGAAATGTAGTGGGGATACAATGGAGTATCAGAGGATGGTGGAGGAGGATCTTAGGCCTGCTCTGGCTGATATTGTTTGGGTTTGGCAAGGGGAGAACGAGCATGTGTTGCGTGGTTTGAAGGAGGGACAAGAACCATTGTAG